One region of Glycine max cultivar Williams 82 chromosome 9, Glycine_max_v4.0, whole genome shotgun sequence genomic DNA includes:
- the LOC102666656 gene encoding protein WHAT'S THIS FACTOR 9, mitochondrial, with the protein MFFNFKESAVKTIKLSFKYHFLHIQRYSYVNVYMKWKKDSYYDSIEHIHYSVQLKPIIALKNCIVRDPNGCIPISAVSKRGLELDVPMKVARFMRQYPSIFEEFTGPEYNLPWFRLTPEVAEIDRDEKRVYEECREDLRSRLRKMILMTREHVLPLKIIQGMQWYLGLPSDLLQHPEQILDESFRFVEMEDGLKGLALESGEKIYSVMERNAMKSGFYSGGPMEAIEFPFFPSKGLRLRRKIENWLNEFQKLPYISPYDDFSNLDPNSDIADKRLVGVLHELLSLFVEHSAERKKLFCLKKYFGLPQKVHRAFERHPHMFYLSFRNKTCTVILKEAYSNKSAIEKHPLLRVRKKYIKLMKKSEVILRNRRVNNRFSNSNAKLDIDSNDIDEKGHEMASCSLEQVA; encoded by the coding sequence ATGTTCTTCAACTTTAAGGAATCTGCAGTCAAAACAATTAAACTCTcctttaaatatcattttttgcaCATCCAGAGATACAGTTATGTGAATGTGTATATGAAGTGGAAAAAGGATTCATACTATGACTCAATTGAGCACATCCACTACTCCGTTCAGCTCAAGCCTATCATTGCCCTCAAAAACTGCATTGTCCGGGATCCCAATGGCTGCATTCCTATCTCTGCAGTGTCAAAGAGGGGATTAGAGTTAGATGTTCCCATGAAGGTTGCAAGGTTTATGAGGCAGTATCCATCCATCTTTGAGGAGTTTACGGGTCCTGAATACAATCTTCCTTGGTTCAGGTTGACACCGGAAGTTGCCGAGATTGACAGGGATGAGAAGAGAGTATATGAAGAATGTAGGGAGGACTTAAGGTCCAGGTTGAGGAAGATGATATTGATGACCAGAGAGCATGTTCTACCTTTAAAGATAATTCAAGGGATGCAGTGGTATTTGGGGTTGCCTAGTGATTTGCTGCAGCACCCGGAACAAATTCTTGATGAATCTTTCAGGTTTGTAGAGATGGAAGATGGATTGAAGGGGTTGGCTCTTGAAAGTGGAGAAAAGATTTATTCTGTAATGGAGAGAAATGCAATGAAAAGTGGTTTTTACTCTGGGGGTCCAatggaagccattgaatttccATTTTTTCCATCAAAGGGTTTAAGGTTGAGGAGGAAGATTGAGAACTGGCTAAATGAATTTCAGAAGCTTCCATATATTTCACCTTACGATGATTTTTCAAACTTGGATCCAAACTCTGACATAGCAGATAAAAGACTTGTGGGAGTTCTTCACGAACTGCTTTCCCTTTTTGTCGAGCATTCAGCCGAGAGGAAGAAGTTGTTTTGCCTCAAGAAGTATTTTGGGTTGCCACAGAAAGTTCATAGAGCGTTCGAGCGGCATCCCCATATGTTTTATCTATCTTTCAGGAACAAAACTTGTACAGTCATTCTAAAGGAAGCTTACAGCAATAAATCTGCTATTGAGAAGCATCCTCTGTTGAGGGTCAGGAAGAAATACATCAAGTTGATGAAGAAATCAGAAGTGATTTTAAGGAACAGGAGGGTGAATAATCGATTTTCTAATAGTAATGCAAAATTGGATATCGATTCAAATGATATAGATGAAAAGGGACATGAGATGGCAAGTTGCTCTTTGGAACAGGTTGCGTGA
- the LOC100816900 gene encoding annexin D8, whose protein sequence is MTTLIAAKDSSSIEDAENIRKACKGFGTDEAVLISILAHRNVAQKKLVRMAYEELYQEDLIQQFKSELSGSFERAICNWTMDPAERDAAFINEALKKETPDYKVIIEIACTRTSEEFLAAKRSYQFQYKHCLEEDVASKTIGDFRRLLVVVTSAYRYDGDEFDENLAHSEANILHQVIENKAFNNDEIIRILCTRSKKQLCSTFIAFRNMYGTTITKGLSTDHPNDEYMEALRTVIRCIKNPRRYLAKVLYYALNDLIAEEHALSRVIISRAEKDLNEINDLYFQRNGITLDSSVAKKTSGNYMNFLLALLGNN, encoded by the exons ATGACTACGCTAATTGCTGCGAAAGATTCTTCTTCGATTGAAGATGCTGAAAATATCAGGAAAGCTTGCAAAG GATTTGGGACAGATGAGGCAGTTCTTATATCTATACTAGCACATCGAAATGTAGCTCAAAAGAAGCTTGTGAGGATGGCTTATGAAGAACTTTATCAGGAAGATCTTATCCAACAATTCAAATCTGAACTCTCAGGAAGCTTTGAG AGAGCTATTTGCAATTGGACGATGGATCCAGCTGAAAGAGATGCTGCATTTATTAATGAAGCATTAAAGAAGGAAACACCAGATTACAAAGTAATAATTGAGATTGCTTGCACCAGAACTTCAGAAGAGTTTCTTGCTGCAAAGCGTTCATACCAGTTTCAATACAAGCATTGCCTTGAAGAAGATGTGGCATCCAAAACAATTGGTGATTTTCGTAGA TTGTTGGTTGTAGTTACAAGCGCCTATAGGTATGATGGAGACGAGTTTGATGAGAATCTGGCTCATTCAGAAGCAAACATTCTTCATCAAGTGATCGAAAACAAGGCCTTTAACAACGATGAAATCATAAGAATTTTATGCACAAGAAGTAAGAAGCAGCTATGCTCAACTTTCATTGCCTTTAGAAATATGTATGGCACGACAATTACCAAG GGATTATCAACAGATCATCCAAATGATGAATACATGGAAGCACTGCGTACTGTCATTCGCTGCATTAAGAACCCTCGAAGATACTTGGCTAAG GTGTTATACTACGCCCTGAATGATTTGATAGCTGAAGAGCATGCATTGAGCCGTGTCATCATCTCTCGTGCAGAGAAGGATTTAAACGAAATCAATGACCTTTACTTCCAGAGAAATGGTATCACACTTGATAGTTCCGTGGCTAAGAAGACCTCAGGAAATTACATGAATTTTCTTCTTGCGTTGTTAGGAAACAATTGA
- the LOC100819040 gene encoding C-factor isoform X1 has product MLQCYCRQPIWHYIRRGFYHSPEGPFLLLLLPFKEGFLWFKELPEELASNFFFHLQVKQILEYDDKEHVIATCRNPSASTGLIHLKDKFADRLKILSLDLTVETSIEASALSIKETYGRLNLLINASGILSIPEVMHPETTLNKVEKSSLMLAYEVNAVGPILVIKHMWPLLKVGGGHGTGRSAAVVASLSARVASIGDNRLGGWHSYRSSKASLNQLSKTASLEFARRKDPVVCILLHPGTVDTDLSKPFQRNVPPDKLFTKEFSVQKLLSIINNVKIHDNGKFFAWDGQEIPW; this is encoded by the exons ATGTTACAATGCTATTGCCGCCAACCCATATGGCATTACATTCGCCGCGGCTTTTATCACTCACCCGAAGggccttttcttcttctccttcttcctttcAAGGAGGGGTTTCTATGGTTCAAGGAGCTTCCAGAGGAATTGGCCTCGAATTT TTTCTTCCATCTACAGGTTAAACAGATTTTAGAATACGATGATAAAGAGCATGTTATTGCTACCTGCCGTAATCCCAGTGCATCAACTGGGCTTATCCATCTGAAAGATAAATTTGCAGACCGCCTTAAAATTTTGTCGTTGGACTTGACTGTTGAAACTTCAATTGAG GCATCTGCATTGTCAATAAAAGAGACATATGGCCGTCTAAACCTTCTTATTAATGCATCTGGCATTCTTTCAATACCTGAAGTAATGCATCCAg AAACAACATTGAACAAAGTGGAGAAATCATCTTTAATGCTTGCGTATGAGGTTAATGCAGTGGGTCCTATCTTAGTTATCAAG CATATGTGGCCTCTTCTAAAAGTAGGAGGAGGCCATGGGACTGGAAGAAGTGCTGCAGTTGTGGCTAGTTTGAGTGCAAGGGTTGCTTCTATTGGGGACAACCGTCTTGGGGGTTGGCACTCTTATCGATCTTCAAAGGCTTCTCTTAATCAAT TATCGAAGACTGCCTCCCTGGAATTTGCAAGAAGGAAGGATCCAGTTGTATGCATTTTACTGCATCCTGGTACAGTTGACACAGATCTCTCTAAGCCATTTCAAAGAAATGTCCCCCCAGACAAGCTCTTCACCAAAGAGTTCTCAGTTCAGAAGCTACTAAGCATCATTAACAATGTGAAGATCCATGACAATGGCAAGTTCTTTGCCTGGGATGGACAAGAAATTCCTTGGTAA
- the LOC100819040 gene encoding C-factor isoform X2 yields the protein MLLPPTHMALHSPRLLSLTRRAFSSSPSSFQGGVSMVQGASRGIGLEFVKQILEYDDKEHVIATCRNPSASTGLIHLKDKFADRLKILSLDLTVETSIEASALSIKETYGRLNLLINASGILSIPEVMHPETTLNKVEKSSLMLAYEVNAVGPILVIKHMWPLLKVGGGHGTGRSAAVVASLSARVASIGDNRLGGWHSYRSSKASLNQLSKTASLEFARRKDPVVCILLHPGTVDTDLSKPFQRNVPPDKLFTKEFSVQKLLSIINNVKIHDNGKFFAWDGQEIPW from the exons ATGCTATTGCCGCCAACCCATATGGCATTACATTCGCCGCGGCTTTTATCACTCACCCGAAGggccttttcttcttctccttcttcctttcAAGGAGGGGTTTCTATGGTTCAAGGAGCTTCCAGAGGAATTGGCCTCGAATTT GTTAAACAGATTTTAGAATACGATGATAAAGAGCATGTTATTGCTACCTGCCGTAATCCCAGTGCATCAACTGGGCTTATCCATCTGAAAGATAAATTTGCAGACCGCCTTAAAATTTTGTCGTTGGACTTGACTGTTGAAACTTCAATTGAG GCATCTGCATTGTCAATAAAAGAGACATATGGCCGTCTAAACCTTCTTATTAATGCATCTGGCATTCTTTCAATACCTGAAGTAATGCATCCAg AAACAACATTGAACAAAGTGGAGAAATCATCTTTAATGCTTGCGTATGAGGTTAATGCAGTGGGTCCTATCTTAGTTATCAAG CATATGTGGCCTCTTCTAAAAGTAGGAGGAGGCCATGGGACTGGAAGAAGTGCTGCAGTTGTGGCTAGTTTGAGTGCAAGGGTTGCTTCTATTGGGGACAACCGTCTTGGGGGTTGGCACTCTTATCGATCTTCAAAGGCTTCTCTTAATCAAT TATCGAAGACTGCCTCCCTGGAATTTGCAAGAAGGAAGGATCCAGTTGTATGCATTTTACTGCATCCTGGTACAGTTGACACAGATCTCTCTAAGCCATTTCAAAGAAATGTCCCCCCAGACAAGCTCTTCACCAAAGAGTTCTCAGTTCAGAAGCTACTAAGCATCATTAACAATGTGAAGATCCATGACAATGGCAAGTTCTTTGCCTGGGATGGACAAGAAATTCCTTGGTAA